Proteins co-encoded in one Dyella japonica A8 genomic window:
- a CDS encoding serine hydrolase domain-containing protein yields MHAVATAVMNRSPWGKRAVALASMLLSTALWAQAPIQITPLPEPKHATVTQLGAAELSASDVQPWLDGEMNGVMQQGAVTGAVVVVVKDGEILLAKGYGYANPDEKKAVDPATTMFRVGALSGVVTSTAVMQLVEKHKLDLDADVNRYLDFTIPPRDGKPVTLRDLLTHTPGFEDVAKHSYVTDAKQLEQNEAWLKHWVSVPARIYPPGEVPAYSIYGMALAGYIVQRASGQAFDDYMARHIFEPLGMQHARFNQSTPPWEHIASSAGPVQPWKRILPTPATGLLVSGEDMAPLMIAQLQFGRAGNAQLLEQATVQQMQGYQRAAIPGLPGMALGFAHMDRGDQAILGHAGDFNGYHSLLALLPEHHAGIFIATAGGDAQPLLRPLVERFAGRYFPPLPQLKQPTLGTDKQHAAQLAGRYASSITSQSNVFALRDVFRQGTISVAADGALVTPMFGTAHWREVKPYLWVDDATGRRLGAIVRDGKVRMVSSDALSPGEVYLPATGASPATIKGIVSLLLAVFALIALSWPVMAWLGRRHASLAPPEQDLRVYRLSRFSAVLYLLFAGEWCLVLPRLGAPHLDLHLLLLFLVGSLAVLGTVPVAIETWRAWRGGAWWRRISGTALLLACLGAIAFIASWHLLSFDPRY; encoded by the coding sequence ATGCACGCCGTCGCGACCGCCGTGATGAACCGGTCCCCGTGGGGCAAGCGCGCCGTGGCATTGGCTTCGATGCTGCTGTCCACCGCGCTGTGGGCGCAGGCGCCGATCCAGATCACCCCGTTGCCGGAACCGAAACACGCCACTGTGACCCAGCTCGGCGCCGCCGAGTTGAGCGCCAGCGACGTGCAACCCTGGCTCGATGGCGAGATGAACGGCGTCATGCAGCAAGGCGCGGTGACGGGTGCCGTGGTTGTGGTGGTGAAGGACGGCGAGATCCTGCTCGCCAAGGGTTACGGCTACGCGAACCCGGACGAGAAGAAGGCCGTGGACCCGGCCACCACGATGTTTCGCGTGGGCGCGCTGTCCGGCGTCGTCACTTCGACGGCGGTCATGCAACTGGTCGAGAAACACAAGCTTGACCTCGATGCCGACGTCAACCGCTATCTCGACTTCACCATCCCGCCGCGCGATGGGAAGCCGGTCACGCTGCGTGATCTGCTGACCCACACTCCCGGCTTCGAAGACGTGGCCAAGCACAGCTACGTCACGGACGCCAAGCAGCTGGAGCAGAACGAAGCCTGGCTCAAACACTGGGTAAGCGTACCTGCGCGCATCTATCCGCCGGGCGAGGTGCCTGCCTATTCCATCTATGGCATGGCATTGGCCGGCTATATCGTGCAGCGTGCATCGGGGCAGGCCTTCGATGACTACATGGCGCGGCACATCTTCGAACCGTTGGGCATGCAGCACGCCAGGTTCAATCAATCGACGCCGCCCTGGGAGCACATCGCGTCCAGCGCGGGGCCCGTGCAACCATGGAAACGGATCTTGCCGACCCCAGCGACCGGCCTGCTCGTCAGTGGCGAAGACATGGCTCCGCTGATGATCGCCCAATTGCAATTCGGTCGCGCCGGCAACGCGCAGCTGCTGGAGCAGGCTACCGTGCAACAGATGCAGGGCTACCAGCGCGCGGCGATCCCCGGCCTGCCGGGCATGGCGCTCGGCTTCGCGCACATGGATCGCGGCGACCAGGCCATCCTCGGCCACGCCGGTGATTTCAACGGCTACCACAGCCTGCTCGCGCTGCTCCCCGAGCATCACGCCGGCATCTTCATCGCCACGGCAGGCGGCGATGCGCAGCCCTTGCTTCGCCCACTGGTTGAGCGCTTCGCCGGCCGCTATTTCCCGCCGCTGCCGCAACTGAAACAGCCGACGCTGGGCACGGACAAGCAACACGCTGCGCAGCTCGCGGGCCGCTATGCGTCCAGCATCACATCGCAAAGCAACGTATTTGCACTGCGCGATGTGTTCCGGCAAGGCACGATAAGCGTGGCAGCCGATGGTGCGCTGGTCACGCCCATGTTCGGCACGGCGCACTGGCGCGAGGTGAAGCCCTACCTGTGGGTGGACGACGCCACGGGCCGGCGGCTGGGCGCTATCGTCCGCGATGGCAAGGTGCGCATGGTATCCTCCGACGCGCTGTCACCCGGCGAGGTATACCTGCCGGCGACCGGCGCATCGCCCGCCACCATCAAGGGCATCGTGTCGCTGCTGCTCGCGGTCTTCGCGCTGATCGCGCTGTCGTGGCCGGTGATGGCGTGGCTCGGCCGCCGGCATGCCTCGCTGGCGCCCCCGGAACAGGATCTGCGGGTGTACCGCCTCAGCCGCTTCAGCGCTGTGCTCTACCTGCTGTTCGCGGGGGAGTGGTGTCTTGTGCTGCCCCGGCTTGGTGCCCCGCACCTGGACCTGCACCTGTTGCTGCTCTTCCTGGTGGGCTCGCTGGCCGTCCTGGGTACCGTGCCCGTGGCGATCGAAACATGGCGGGCATGGCGCGGAGGCGCCTGGTGGCGGCGGATCAGCGGGACGGCGCTGCTGCTGGCCTGCCTTGGGGCCATCGCGTTCATCGCTTCGTGGCATCTGTTGAGTTTCGATCCACGCTACTGA
- the uvrD gene encoding DNA helicase II → MDVSHLIDKLNDAQREAVCAPPGNYLVLAGAGSGKTRVLTHRIGWLTQVEGISPWAILAVTFTNKAAGEMRARLDQLIPGGTQGLTVGTFHGIAHRLLRRHWREAGLPEGFQILDADDQQRIVKRVVAGLGLDEARFPPRQATWQINQWKDEGKRADSIEHRDHPMTRTLVQIYQAYEEACRRAGLVDFAELLLRAHELWLHNPAILEHYRDRWRYLLIDEFQDTNTLQYAWIRVLAGNTGQVFVVGDDDQAIYGWRGAKVENVQQFLRDFPGSKTIKLEQNYRSTSTILKAANSVIARNGGRLGKQLWTDGGEGERIALYSAYNEQDEARFVIERIREYVAEHGEARDCAILYRSNAQSRNFEEQLMQRDIRFRVYGGQRFFDRAEIKDALAYLRLSSNRQDDAAFERAVNTPPRGIGDRTLDVLRRRARAENSSMWEAALSELSGGKELAGRAKNAVKAFLTMIEDMARAFAGAGVGDALALAEQIDHAITHTGLRDFYEKDSRGNAESRVENLDELVNVASRFELTPDDEEAGLSELAAFLSHAALEAGEGQGEAWDDCVQLMTLHSAKGLEFPVVFLVGMEEGLFPSQRSVEDEGRLEEERRLAYVGITRARERLFITYAESRRMHGVEMLARPSRFLAEIPPELIDEVRPRVQVSRPLYGARPTGGSKSLEEAMPLTLGQRVSHPSFGEGIVVSAEGSGAHMRIQVNFASSGSKWLVYAYANLTPL, encoded by the coding sequence ATGGATGTCTCCCACCTGATCGACAAGCTCAACGACGCGCAGCGCGAAGCCGTCTGCGCCCCGCCTGGCAATTACCTCGTGCTCGCGGGCGCCGGCTCCGGCAAGACGCGCGTGCTCACGCACCGCATCGGCTGGCTCACGCAGGTCGAGGGCATATCGCCCTGGGCGATCCTCGCCGTGACCTTCACCAACAAGGCCGCCGGTGAAATGCGCGCGCGCCTGGACCAGCTGATTCCCGGCGGCACCCAGGGCCTTACCGTGGGCACCTTCCACGGCATCGCGCATCGCCTGTTGCGCCGACACTGGCGCGAGGCGGGCTTGCCGGAAGGCTTCCAGATCCTCGATGCCGACGACCAGCAGCGCATCGTCAAGCGCGTGGTCGCGGGCCTCGGGCTCGATGAGGCTCGCTTCCCGCCGCGTCAGGCCACCTGGCAGATCAACCAGTGGAAGGACGAAGGCAAGCGCGCGGACAGCATCGAGCATCGCGATCATCCGATGACGCGCACGCTGGTGCAGATCTACCAGGCGTACGAGGAAGCCTGCCGCCGCGCCGGTTTGGTCGACTTCGCCGAACTGCTGCTGCGCGCGCACGAGCTGTGGCTGCACAACCCGGCCATCCTCGAGCACTACCGCGACCGCTGGCGTTATCTGCTGATCGACGAGTTCCAGGACACCAACACGCTGCAGTACGCATGGATTCGTGTGCTGGCCGGCAACACGGGGCAGGTGTTCGTGGTGGGCGACGACGACCAGGCCATCTACGGCTGGCGCGGCGCGAAGGTGGAGAACGTGCAGCAGTTCCTGCGCGATTTCCCGGGCTCCAAGACCATCAAGCTGGAACAGAACTACCGCTCCACCTCCACCATCCTCAAGGCCGCCAACAGCGTGATCGCCCGCAATGGCGGCCGCCTGGGCAAGCAGCTGTGGACGGATGGCGGCGAAGGCGAACGCATTGCGCTGTACTCCGCGTACAACGAGCAGGACGAAGCGCGCTTTGTGATCGAGCGCATCCGCGAATACGTCGCCGAGCACGGCGAGGCACGCGACTGCGCCATCCTCTACCGCTCCAACGCGCAGTCACGCAACTTCGAAGAACAGCTGATGCAGCGGGACATCCGCTTCCGCGTGTACGGCGGCCAGCGTTTCTTCGACCGCGCGGAGATCAAGGACGCGCTGGCCTACCTGCGCCTGTCCTCCAACCGCCAGGACGATGCCGCGTTCGAGCGCGCGGTGAACACACCGCCGCGCGGCATCGGCGATCGCACGTTGGACGTGCTGCGTCGTCGCGCGCGCGCCGAAAACAGCTCGATGTGGGAGGCTGCGCTCAGCGAACTCAGCGGCGGCAAGGAGCTGGCTGGCCGCGCCAAGAACGCGGTGAAGGCCTTCCTCACCATGATCGAGGATATGGCGCGCGCCTTCGCCGGCGCCGGTGTGGGCGACGCGCTGGCCTTGGCCGAACAGATCGATCACGCCATCACCCACACCGGCCTGCGCGACTTCTACGAGAAGGACAGCCGCGGCAACGCCGAATCGCGCGTGGAGAACCTGGACGAACTGGTCAACGTCGCCAGTCGCTTCGAGCTGACGCCGGACGACGAAGAAGCAGGCTTGAGCGAACTGGCCGCCTTCCTGTCGCATGCGGCACTCGAAGCCGGCGAGGGCCAGGGCGAAGCGTGGGACGATTGCGTGCAACTGATGACTCTGCACTCGGCCAAGGGCCTGGAGTTCCCGGTGGTCTTCCTGGTCGGCATGGAAGAAGGCCTGTTCCCCAGCCAGCGCTCGGTGGAAGACGAGGGCCGCCTCGAAGAGGAACGCCGCCTCGCCTACGTGGGCATCACCCGCGCCCGCGAGCGCCTGTTCATCACCTACGCCGAGTCACGCCGCATGCACGGCGTGGAAATGCTGGCACGTCCGTCGCGCTTCCTGGCCGAGATCCCGCCAGAGCTGATCGACGAGGTGCGTCCGCGCGTGCAGGTGAGTCGTCCGTTGTATGGCGCGCGCCCGACGGGCGGCTCCAAGTCGCTGGAAGAAGCCATGCCGCTGACGCTTGGCCAGCGCGTGAGCCATCCGAGCTTTGGCGAGGGAATCGTGGTCAGTGCGGAAGGCAGCGGCGCGCACATGCGCATCCAGGTGAACTTCGCCAGCAGCGGCAGCAAGTGGCTGGTCTACGCCTATGCCAACCTGACGCCGTTGTAG
- a CDS encoding FUSC family protein produces MSDQPSLRDNLRQLFDVQQGMAFVYRHLPWTHRLMQGAWFALLATLAASASYGLGLLVHTQQAFWAALTAIAVTQQTYLDTRSSSRDQIIGALVGSLAGFGAVLLMGEQYTAYLVGIVAAIGACWLLGVGSAARLSASTTTIIMLVPHTGSFWLIALTRVGEVALGIACALAVVAVAERVQRWWVQPAE; encoded by the coding sequence ATGAGCGACCAGCCTTCACTGCGTGACAACCTGCGCCAGCTGTTCGACGTGCAGCAGGGCATGGCCTTCGTCTACCGGCACCTGCCGTGGACACATCGCCTGATGCAGGGCGCATGGTTTGCGCTGCTGGCCACGCTGGCAGCCAGCGCCTCGTACGGCCTTGGCCTGCTGGTGCACACCCAGCAGGCATTCTGGGCGGCACTGACGGCCATCGCGGTGACGCAGCAGACCTATTTGGACACGCGCTCGTCCTCGCGCGACCAGATCATCGGCGCCTTGGTGGGCAGCCTCGCCGGCTTCGGCGCCGTGCTGCTGATGGGCGAGCAATACACGGCCTACCTGGTCGGCATCGTGGCCGCCATCGGCGCGTGCTGGTTGCTGGGCGTGGGCAGCGCGGCCCGGCTCAGCGCCAGCACCACCACCATCATCATGCTGGTGCCGCACACCGGCTCGTTCTGGCTGATTGCGCTCACCCGCGTGGGCGAGGTGGCGCTCGGCATCGCCTGCGCGCTGGCCGTGGTGGCGGTGGCCGAGCGGGTGCAGCGCTGGTGGGTGCAGCCGGCCGAGTGA
- a CDS encoding heme biosynthesis protein HemY, translating to MKLWRWILVLVIVAALAAFGWHWVAEDPGYVLVQLRGWQAETTVVAAVVVLLLAWALLSAVWFAVRWPFGAFTRRHRRLSRKKMSDGLQALMEGRHGDAERDLHRASRLDALRGPALLAAAEAASRRGENNRALTTLDEAAQVAPRAARVLRARVLRREGRAVEAVNLLAADADAGNLTPGGWRELALAALASGDHRRARQALEPLQKSGALGARNFAVLEAQVLAASLRGASDAAALNTLWSQLPKAQRRIPAAIDAYARQAAAFGMMLPAMDEVESALRREWSPLLIETYGSLGAEDIEARLRRAESWLDGHPNDAALLLTLGRMCVRLNLWGKATQYLERSLALTPSSGAWEALGDVHAGQGDAALAQRCYRNALALARGEAIQPLPQGARSTRLDTRPIAVEERSEHGVPRLPE from the coding sequence ATGAAGTTGTGGCGCTGGATTCTGGTGCTGGTGATCGTGGCGGCACTGGCCGCGTTCGGCTGGCACTGGGTAGCCGAAGATCCGGGCTACGTACTGGTGCAGCTGCGCGGCTGGCAGGCCGAGACCACGGTGGTCGCCGCCGTCGTTGTGCTGTTGCTGGCCTGGGCCCTGCTCAGCGCGGTGTGGTTCGCCGTGCGCTGGCCGTTCGGCGCGTTCACGCGCCGTCATCGCCGCCTCAGCCGCAAGAAGATGAGCGACGGCCTGCAGGCGCTGATGGAAGGCCGTCATGGCGACGCCGAGCGTGACCTGCACCGCGCCTCGCGGTTGGACGCGCTGCGCGGTCCCGCGTTGCTCGCGGCGGCTGAAGCGGCCTCGCGTCGTGGCGAGAACAACCGCGCGCTCACCACGCTCGATGAAGCCGCTCAGGTCGCACCGCGTGCGGCACGCGTGCTGCGCGCGCGGGTGCTGCGTCGCGAAGGTCGTGCGGTCGAGGCGGTGAACCTGCTCGCCGCCGATGCGGATGCCGGCAACCTCACGCCCGGCGGCTGGCGCGAACTCGCGCTGGCCGCGCTGGCCAGCGGCGACCATCGCCGCGCGCGTCAGGCGCTGGAGCCCCTGCAGAAGAGCGGTGCGCTCGGCGCCAGGAACTTCGCCGTGCTGGAGGCGCAGGTGCTTGCCGCTTCGCTGCGCGGTGCATCCGATGCCGCCGCGCTCAACACATTGTGGTCGCAACTGCCCAAGGCGCAGCGTCGCATCCCCGCCGCCATCGACGCCTATGCGCGCCAGGCCGCCGCGTTCGGCATGATGCTGCCGGCCATGGACGAGGTGGAATCGGCCCTGCGTCGCGAGTGGTCGCCCTTGTTGATCGAGACGTACGGTTCACTCGGGGCGGAGGACATCGAAGCCCGCCTGCGTCGCGCCGAATCGTGGCTGGACGGCCACCCCAACGACGCCGCGCTGCTGCTGACACTGGGCCGCATGTGCGTGCGCCTGAATCTTTGGGGCAAGGCCACGCAGTACCTGGAACGCTCGCTGGCGCTCACGCCGAGCAGCGGTGCCTGGGAAGCGTTGGGCGACGTGCACGCGGGTCAGGGCGATGCCGCGCTGGCGCAGCGCTGCTACCGCAATGCACTCGCGCTGGCCCGCGGCGAGGCTATCCAGCCGTTGCCGCAGGGCGCGCGCTCCACACGACTGGATACGCGTCCGATCGCGGTGGAAGAGCGCAGCGAACACGGTGTGCCAAGGCTGCCGGAGTAA
- a CDS encoding uroporphyrinogen-III C-methyltransferase — protein MSQDDSFLDSGASAGARSETSPRPARTTSPARRGSGTLAVALLLSLVAVGGAGYVGWRQWQQEQGSAASHATVDALKQRVDTLESAFSASDSERNLLRQRLGDADQVNRSLREEVLGEAERTRNLEDAVAKLSEKTLSGHDAMLLDETESLLRMAKERYDLFHDAQGALAAYALADQALAAVNDGAFSGLRQSIGAERDALTKSKAVNLDTALTTLSNLRASMMALPLKPLDAASSDAASSGWSRIMGALNNVVKVQRTNGAPLSVADARFARELTAIDLAQAQAALLASDRDAYVAALKRADGGIAAQFDAGAAPVQQAREQLSALIAQSPGAPVQLGAALNELRNLRAVHALKPASASSTGAKP, from the coding sequence ATGAGCCAAGACGACTCCTTCCTCGATAGCGGCGCATCCGCGGGTGCGCGTTCCGAAACCTCTCCCCGTCCGGCGCGCACCACATCGCCCGCACGGCGCGGCAGTGGCACGCTGGCCGTGGCGTTGCTGCTCTCGCTGGTCGCCGTCGGCGGAGCCGGTTACGTGGGCTGGCGCCAGTGGCAGCAGGAACAGGGCAGTGCGGCCAGCCACGCCACCGTCGACGCACTCAAGCAACGCGTGGATACGCTGGAAAGCGCCTTCAGTGCCAGCGACAGCGAACGCAACCTGCTGCGCCAGCGCCTAGGCGACGCCGACCAAGTGAATCGCTCGCTGCGCGAGGAAGTGCTCGGCGAGGCCGAACGCACGCGCAACCTCGAAGACGCCGTGGCCAAGCTGTCGGAAAAGACGCTGTCCGGTCACGACGCCATGCTGCTGGATGAAACCGAGTCGCTGCTGCGCATGGCCAAGGAACGCTACGACCTGTTCCATGACGCGCAGGGCGCGCTGGCGGCTTATGCACTGGCTGACCAGGCGCTGGCGGCGGTCAACGACGGTGCGTTCTCCGGCTTGCGCCAGAGCATTGGCGCGGAACGCGACGCGCTGACCAAGAGCAAGGCGGTCAACCTCGATACCGCGCTGACCACGCTGAGCAACCTGCGCGCCTCGATGATGGCGCTTCCGCTCAAGCCGCTGGATGCGGCGTCGTCCGACGCGGCGAGCAGCGGCTGGTCGCGCATCATGGGCGCGCTTAACAACGTGGTGAAGGTGCAGCGCACCAACGGCGCACCGCTGTCCGTGGCCGATGCGCGTTTTGCGCGCGAATTGACCGCGATCGACCTGGCGCAGGCGCAGGCGGCCCTGCTTGCCTCCGACCGCGACGCCTACGTCGCCGCGCTCAAGCGTGCCGACGGCGGCATCGCCGCGCAGTTCGACGCGGGTGCCGCGCCGGTGCAGCAGGCCCGCGAGCAGCTCTCCGCGCTGATCGCCCAGTCGCCGGGCGCGCCCGTGCAGCTCGGCGCCGCGCTCAACGAACTGCGCAACTTGCGCGCCGTGCATGCACTCAAGCCAGCCAGCGCCAGCTCGACCGGAGCCAAGCCATGA
- a CDS encoding uroporphyrinogen-III synthase — MKPRSPPPAEHTLDGRVVVVTRPAGTGSPLARKVRRLGGDALLLPGLSLRAVDGPGAATALRAALGDELLVFTSPAAVRFAARLASLDTRAMVLAVGRGTARALGRHGLKALVPAGSQDSEGLLEHPALAGLNGRRVALIGAPGGRGVLRAELAARGARLREVHVYRRGVPRWQRRQLDAVMQLPADARVLLSSAEALNNLKQGLPADAFARLCRAVAVASSERLADAARAAGFRRVVVADSALSENLLAAAARA, encoded by the coding sequence ATGAAACCGCGATCCCCGCCCCCTGCCGAGCACACGCTGGATGGACGCGTCGTGGTGGTCACGCGACCGGCCGGCACCGGCTCGCCGCTGGCGCGCAAGGTGCGGCGGCTCGGCGGCGATGCCCTGCTGCTGCCGGGCCTGTCGTTGCGTGCCGTGGATGGGCCGGGTGCCGCCACGGCGCTGCGCGCGGCCCTGGGCGACGAGCTGCTGGTATTCACCAGCCCCGCCGCCGTGCGCTTCGCGGCGCGACTGGCATCGCTGGATACCCGGGCCATGGTGCTCGCCGTAGGGCGGGGCACCGCGCGGGCGCTGGGTCGTCATGGCCTCAAGGCACTGGTTCCGGCCGGAAGCCAGGACAGCGAAGGCTTGCTGGAGCACCCCGCGCTGGCCGGGCTCAACGGCCGACGCGTCGCCCTGATCGGCGCGCCGGGCGGGCGCGGCGTGCTGCGCGCCGAACTGGCGGCGCGTGGTGCGCGGCTGCGCGAGGTGCATGTCTATCGCCGTGGCGTGCCGCGCTGGCAACGCCGCCAGCTCGATGCCGTGATGCAGTTGCCGGCGGACGCGCGCGTGCTGCTGTCCAGTGCCGAGGCGCTGAACAACCTGAAGCAGGGCTTGCCTGCCGACGCGTTCGCGCGCCTTTGCCGCGCCGTGGCCGTCGCCAGCAGCGAGCGGCTTGCTGACGCGGCCCGCGCGGCCGGTTTCCGGCGCGTCGTGGTCGCCGATTCGGCGCTGTCTGAAAACCTGCTCGCGGCGGCGGCGCGGGCCTGA
- a CDS encoding YiiD C-terminal domain-containing protein produces MSTTERHTLARKLVGFMRDEIPLAQNMDLNLHDCDDGRLSLAAPLSPNINDKGCAFGGSLVSVMTLNGWGLVELELRMRGLECDVFVGESTVRYLEPVWSDFVSEARLAEGADWTAFFDTLASRGRARIEVVCRVPGTGDKPAATLEGRFVAKRRSPDAV; encoded by the coding sequence ATGAGCACCACCGAAAGGCATACCCTTGCGCGCAAGCTGGTTGGCTTCATGCGCGACGAAATCCCGCTCGCGCAGAACATGGACCTGAATCTGCATGACTGCGACGACGGGCGGCTGTCGCTGGCCGCGCCATTGAGCCCCAACATCAACGACAAGGGCTGTGCCTTTGGCGGCAGCCTGGTGAGCGTGATGACGCTCAACGGCTGGGGCCTGGTCGAACTGGAGCTGCGCATGCGCGGTCTGGAGTGCGACGTGTTCGTGGGCGAATCCACCGTGCGTTACCTGGAACCGGTGTGGAGCGACTTCGTCAGTGAGGCCCGCCTGGCCGAGGGCGCGGACTGGACCGCGTTCTTCGACACGCTGGCCTCGCGCGGCCGGGCCCGCATCGAAGTGGTGTGCCGCGTGCCAGGCACCGGCGACAAGCCCGCGGCCACGCTGGAAGGCCGCTTCGTGGCCAAGCGCCGCTCGCCCGACGCCGTGTGA